The following nucleotide sequence is from Cyclobacteriaceae bacterium.
AATTATTCCAGCTCGTCACCATCCTGTTGAATGAAGAAAAGAAAGTGCTAAAGATCTCATCCAATTTAACTGTTGTAAAACAATCCACACGGGAAGAGATACTGAAAAGACTGCTTCACGCAACGGACTATATTTATTCATCCTATCATCACAATCCGGATCTTGATGAACTGTCGCGCATCAGTTGCTTATCCAAGTTTCATTTTCTAAGACTCTTCAAGCTTGCTTACAATCAAACACCACATCAGCTCATTACAGCTTTAAAGATTCAGAAGGCTAAAGAACTATTGAAAGGTAAATCTGAAATTGGTGGGATTGCAAGAGAACTCGGCTTTGATACGGTGAGCAGCTTTAGCAGATTGTTTAAGAATGAGAGCGGAGTGTATCCGACAAGATTCAGGGAGATCGTCAGTTAAAGAATCAATTAACTCGGGCGAGACCTTCCTTCGCCTCTTTCATTCCCGGGAAGATCGCAAGTGTTGATTCATAATATTTTTTAGCCATCCTGTTATCTCCCTTTTTTTCATAGATCAAAGCAAGATTAAGATTGGCATCAGAATGTCCTGGCTCATTTGGACGAGGTGTATAAGCGAGATACTGATTCAGACAGGCAATTCCTCTGTCGGCCTGTAATCCGGAAGTAGCGCTCACTGCACCGAGATGATAGGATGCAACCATGTTCCGTGGATTTTTATTGAGCACATCTTCATATAGGCGAACTGCCTTATCGAAAAGTTTTTGATCGTTATAGAATTGTGCTAAAGCAAAAACATGTTCACATGTGGTTGGCTCCAATCGAATTGCTTCGAGATACTCTTTTTCCGCTAACGCAGTTTTATTCTGACCTGCATGTACTAATGCATATGCACGTATGCCCTGTGCTTTGTTATGGCGTGTGATTGTAGCAGCGCATGCCAATGCTTTTTCCCAACTGCCGCCTAAAAATCCGGGAGCTTTTGTATAATAGGTAATGAGCCCCCATTGAGTTGGAAGATTGTCCGGATCAATGGATGCTGCTTTTTCAAATTCGTTTTTGATTTTGGGTGCGAGGTAAGCCTGCTTCAATGGACTGGAATTCATGGCCACTACTCCATACATAACTCCAAGCCAGTTGTGATACTCAACGTTTTCAGGATTGATCTCTATGGCTTCTTCAAATTTCTCAATTGACAGATCATACTTTCTCTCTTCAACTGCAATTCTTCCCTGATAGTATAGTGCTTCTGCATAGTCGGAATGAGTTGACTGAACATTGCTTAGAATAGCTTTGGCTTTTTCGAAGCTTCGTTCCTCAAAAAGTTTCTTTGAATTGAGGATTACCTGAGATTGCCCAAAGGCTATGAATGAGGATATCATCCAGAAGAGGAAAGGAACGAGGGTCCGGATGAGCTTCGATGGTGCCATTGCTCAATGTACGACCAGAATGGCGTTTCCGGATTTTTAGCAACTTTTGTCAACACTCTCTGTCACAGCGGCCCGTATTATTGAAAAAAATACAAATCACATGGAAAATACCCCCCTCATTCTCACTCAGACAGGCTTTATCGTACTCACCATTGTTATGTACGCCCTTGCATTCAAGGAACTCAGAAAAGCAATCTTCCTGACTTCCTGGGATGAGAAGAAGAAATCAACAGTCTTCAACCGCGCAGTCATAGTTACCATTGGCTGGACGCTGGTGATCAGTGTTCTAGGATTGATCGGCTTCTTCCAGGACTTCTCCACGTTTCCTCCCCGCTTCATGATCCTGCTGGTGTTTCCCCTGATCACACTTCTGTTCTCAACATTCTCCGGTAAGACGACCGAGATTTTAAAGCAAATACCAATGCTCAACATCGTGCGACTTCAGGTCTTCAGATTGTTTGTGGAAATACTTCTTTGGATGCTGTTCATTCAAAATGTACTTCCTGTGCAAATGACCTTTGAAGGAAGAAACATTGATGTCGTTGTGGGTGTCACAGCTCCTTTCGCAGCTTATTTCTTTTCGAAGAACAGAACAGTCATGATCCTTTGGAATGTCATTTCATTGGGGATTTTGATGAACATCATTATTGTTGCTATTCTCTCCCTGCCAACACCATTCAGAGTATTTATGAATGAACCCACGAATACAATTCTTACCCATTTCCCGTTTATTTGGTTACCGGGATTGCTGGTGCCGATGGCGTATGGTTTACATTTTATGGCGATGAGGAAGCTGTACCAGGAAAGAAAGTAGAATTAAAAGCGATAGTAAAAATGAAAGGGCTCCCGATTTAAAGATCGAAGCCCTTTCTTATTTGAGATCTTAAATGTTTAGATGCTTGTATTGTTGGGTCTGGTGTAGACCAACTGCATCACCGATACATGTCTGAGTCTGAACGCTGATTCACAATAGTGAAGATAGTAGTTCCACTTACGGATAAATTTATCATCCATTCCAAGCTTCTTCACTTCTTCCAGCTTTTGATTGAAAGAGTCAGACCACAGCTTTAAAGTTTTTGCATAGTGCAGACCAATGTCTTTTGCATCAAACAGATTCAAATCAGAAACCTTGTTGATCGCATCCTGGATCGCGCTGATAGAAGGCGTTTGTGATCCCGGGAAAATATGCTTCTGAATAAAGTCGACATCCTTGCGGAATTCATTATAGCGTTTCTCCCCTGAGGTAATCACCTGAAGAGCAATACTTCCGTTGGACTTCAGTAGTTCATTAACCTTTGCGAAATACACCGGCAGAAACTCATGCCCTACTGCTTCCAGCATTTCAATGGAAACAATGTTATCAAAAGTTCCTTCCAGTGTGCGGTAGTCCTGCAAACGAATTTCAACCTGATCTTGCAATCCCTCCTTTTCAAATCTTGCTTTCGCATATTTGAATTGCTCATCGGAGATCGTTACGGTTGTGACTTTACATCCATAGTTCTTTGCAGCATGCACAGCAAATCCTCCCCAGCCGCTGCCAATCTCAAGAATATGGTCCGTTGGCTTTAATGATATCTGGCGGCACAGACGATCATACTTTTCAGTTTGCGCATCTTCCAGGCTTTGATCAGCATGTTGAAAAATAGCACTTGAATATGTCATCGTCTTATCAAGGAACAACTTGTAAAAATCATTCCCCAGATCGTAGTGTTCACAAATATTCTTTTTCGATCCCGCGATGGTATTCTTTCTTGCCTTGTGGTATAAGTTATTAAACAACCTGGCAAAGTTGATTGCATACTTACGTACTCCCTTTCCTGTCAGGATCGGGTTATAATTCAGGTTGATGATAAACCATGAGATAACATCAGAAATATTGTCTGTGTACCAGTCGCCATCCATATAGGATTCAGCAAAGCCAATATCACCATACCATACCGACTTTGAAAAGAAGTCGTTGTTGATGACACGGATCCGCGCCTTCACTTCGTTTCCATTACCAAAATACAAGACATGGCCATCGGGAAGTTCAAGTTCAAGAGAGCCCAGCGGAAGCTGATTGAAAACCTTGAATAGCAACGTCTCATACAATGAGTACTTTCTGGTTAGAACTAAGGAAGTAGATGGCATATAGGTTATACTTTTTTGTATTGATACTTATCCTGTTGTAAGTGAATGTTAAAATCTTTATCGCGAAATGGAATCTTTTTCAATTTCAGACGTAATGCCTGCCAATAGATAGAGAACATTATACCCATTGTGATGAACGGAAAGCGAATACCATAGAAAAGCAAATTCCAGTCATTCAACGGTTTCTTTTTTCCGGAAAGGGAAGTCAGCAGGAATCGCTTGCCTTCCTGATAGTCGTCAACACGCATCAGCGCTGTTTCACCGGGAACTTTAAATATAAAGTGGAAGGCAGCATCGAGGTCAGTGAAAGGTGAAACGTAAAAGTTCTTTGTTACAAGCTTACCAAACGCTGTTCCATCATAGCAATCTTTGTCCAACAGGTAGAGTTTCATCTCACCGTGAGTATTGCAAACTTCCGCTAC
It contains:
- a CDS encoding class I SAM-dependent methyltransferase, whose protein sequence is MPSTSLVLTRKYSLYETLLFKVFNQLPLGSLELELPDGHVLYFGNGNEVKARIRVINNDFFSKSVWYGDIGFAESYMDGDWYTDNISDVISWFIINLNYNPILTGKGVRKYAINFARLFNNLYHKARKNTIAGSKKNICEHYDLGNDFYKLFLDKTMTYSSAIFQHADQSLEDAQTEKYDRLCRQISLKPTDHILEIGSGWGGFAVHAAKNYGCKVTTVTISDEQFKYAKARFEKEGLQDQVEIRLQDYRTLEGTFDNIVSIEMLEAVGHEFLPVYFAKVNELLKSNGSIALQVITSGEKRYNEFRKDVDFIQKHIFPGSQTPSISAIQDAINKVSDLNLFDAKDIGLHYAKTLKLWSDSFNQKLEEVKKLGMDDKFIRKWNYYLHYCESAFRLRHVSVMQLVYTRPNNTSI
- a CDS encoding DUF1365 domain-containing protein, coding for MNSCLYRCEVMHHRLVPREHKFRYNVFMFYIDLDEVEQLHKKLRFLSCGRSNWFNFRNQDHLQFPLGKGHNQKSVKQNVLDYLKSQGVTVEGRVMLLTNVSTLGYSFNPISFYLCFDTDNNPVCSVAEVCNTHGEMKLYLLDKDCYDGTAFGKLVTKNFYVSPFTDLDAAFHFIFKVPGETALMRVDDYQEGKRFLLTSLSGKKKPLNDWNLLFYGIRFPFITMGIMFSIYWQALRLKLKKIPFRDKDFNIHLQQDKYQYKKV
- a CDS encoding tetratricopeptide repeat protein encodes the protein MAPSKLIRTLVPFLFWMISSFIAFGQSQVILNSKKLFEERSFEKAKAILSNVQSTHSDYAEALYYQGRIAVEERKYDLSIEKFEEAIEINPENVEYHNWLGVMYGVVAMNSSPLKQAYLAPKIKNEFEKAASIDPDNLPTQWGLITYYTKAPGFLGGSWEKALACAATITRHNKAQGIRAYALVHAGQNKTALAEKEYLEAIRLEPTTCEHVFALAQFYNDQKLFDKAVRLYEDVLNKNPRNMVASYHLGAVSATSGLQADRGIACLNQYLAYTPRPNEPGHSDANLNLALIYEKKGDNRMAKKYYESTLAIFPGMKEAKEGLARVN